In the genome of Manis javanica isolate MJ-LG chromosome 17, MJ_LKY, whole genome shotgun sequence, one region contains:
- the GMFG gene encoding glia maturation factor gamma produces MKPFPYLTPHPLQPWSPPLEDSGTEKRPVDRKVMSDSLVVCEVDPELKEKLRKFRFRKETDNAAIIMKVDKDRQMVVLEEEFQNISPEELKTELPERQPRFVVYSYKYVHEDGRVSYPLCFIFSSPVGCKPEQQMMYAGSKNRLVQTAELTKVFEIRTTDDLTEAWLQEKLSFFR; encoded by the exons ATGAAACCTTTCCCCTACCTCACACCCCACCCTCTGCAGCCCTGGTCCCCACCCCTAGAAGATAGTGGAACTGAGAAGAGGCCTGTGGACAGAAAAGTCATG TCTGACTCCCTGGTGGTGTGTGAGGTGGACCCAGAGCTAaaggaaaagctgaggaaattccGCTTCCGAAAAGAGACGGACAATGCAGCCATAATAA TGAAGGTGGACAAAGACCGGCAGATGGTGGTGCTGGAGGAAGAATTTcag AACATTTCTCCAGAGGAACTAAAAACAGAGTTGCCAGAGAGACAGCCCAG ATTCGTGGTTTACAGCTACAAGTATGTGCATGAGGATGGCCGAGTGTCCTACCCCTTATGTTTCATCTTCTCCAGCCCTGTGG GCTGTAAGCCCGAGCAACAGATGATGTATGCAGGGAGCAAAAACCGGCTGGTACAGACAGCAGAGCTCACAAAG GTGTTTGAAATCCGCACCACTGATGACCTCACTGAGGCCTGGCTCCAAGAGAAGTTGTCTTTCTTTCGTTGA